In Roseomonas fluvialis, one genomic interval encodes:
- the lpxD gene encoding UDP-3-O-(3-hydroxymyristoyl)glucosamine N-acyltransferase has translation MGADPRFFPARGPHGLGAIAEAAGAQVGADDGRVLTGVAPLHLAGPQDLAFCEGRRHLAALRDSRAGAVLVGADARDAVPEGCAALVADAPQLAFARAAALFHPRPAAVAGIHPTAAIAPDATIGEGCEIGPFVVVGAGAEIGPGCILHAHAVVGPGCVLGAGSILRAHASLLHCLAGARVVLHEGARVGNEGFGFVTTKQGDHVTVPQVGRVILGDGVEIGANACVDRGAGGDTVLGPGTRLDNLVQVGHNVKTGRGCVIVAQVGIAGSSELGNYVVVAAQAGITGHITLGDGARVGAQAGVMNHVPAGIDVVGSPAWPARETLKAFAWLRRQVAPKGSDKTGGTA, from the coding sequence ATGGGGGCCGACCCGCGCTTCTTCCCCGCGCGCGGCCCCCATGGCCTTGGCGCCATCGCCGAGGCCGCGGGCGCGCAGGTCGGCGCGGATGACGGCCGCGTGCTGACCGGCGTCGCGCCGCTGCACCTGGCCGGGCCGCAGGACCTGGCCTTCTGCGAAGGGCGGCGTCACCTGGCCGCGCTGCGCGACTCCCGCGCCGGCGCCGTGCTGGTGGGTGCCGACGCACGGGACGCCGTGCCCGAGGGTTGCGCCGCGCTGGTGGCCGATGCGCCGCAACTCGCCTTCGCCCGCGCCGCCGCGCTGTTCCATCCGCGCCCCGCTGCGGTGGCCGGCATCCATCCCACCGCCGCCATCGCGCCCGACGCCACGATCGGCGAGGGCTGCGAGATCGGCCCCTTCGTCGTGGTCGGTGCCGGGGCCGAGATCGGCCCGGGCTGCATTCTGCACGCCCATGCCGTGGTCGGGCCTGGCTGCGTGCTGGGCGCCGGGTCCATCCTGCGCGCCCATGCCTCCCTGCTGCATTGCCTCGCCGGCGCCAGGGTGGTGCTGCACGAAGGCGCGCGCGTCGGCAACGAGGGCTTCGGCTTCGTCACCACGAAGCAGGGCGACCACGTCACCGTTCCACAGGTCGGGCGCGTCATCCTGGGCGATGGCGTCGAGATCGGCGCCAATGCCTGCGTCGATCGCGGCGCCGGCGGGGACACCGTGCTGGGGCCGGGCACGCGCCTCGACAACCTGGTGCAGGTCGGCCACAACGTGAAGACCGGGCGCGGCTGCGTGATCGTGGCGCAGGTGGGCATCGCGGGATCGTCGGAACTGGGCAACTACGTGGTGGTCGCCGCTCAGGCGGGCATCACCGGCCACATTACGCTGGGCGACGGTGCGCGCGTCGGCGCGCAGGCCGGGGTGATGAACCACGTGCCCGCGGGCATCGACGTGGTGGGCAGCCCCGCCTGGCCAGCGCGCGAGACACTCAAGGCCTTCGCATGGCTGCGGCGCCAGGTGGCGCCCAAAGGAAGCGACAAGACGGGCGGGACGGCATGA
- a CDS encoding amidohydrolase family protein, with product MSQHYLPVREEWLARRVEDILDPGQRIIDPHHHLWDRPGWRYLLDDILADIRTGHDVRATVLVQARAFHRADGPEELRPVGETQFAAGIAAMCESGTYGDVRVCAGIVGHADLTRGAAAGAVLDAHIAAGNGRFRGIRHSATWDPDPEMLNPAYTPAEDMLDSPGFRAGYAELGKRGLSFEAWLYFHQIPRLVRLAQAHPEVPVVLNHCGGVLGIRGYAGKRDEVFAAWSANMRALAACPNVVVKCGGLGMRLPGFGLEQGEIAPSSQMLADAWRPWMGPIIEMFGTSRCMFESNFPVDKGGFGYAAGWNAFKRLAAGASAAEKDDLFRGTAARFYRIDA from the coding sequence ATGAGCCAGCACTACCTGCCGGTTCGCGAGGAGTGGCTCGCGCGCCGCGTCGAGGACATCCTCGACCCCGGCCAGCGCATCATCGACCCGCATCACCACCTGTGGGATCGGCCAGGCTGGCGCTATCTGCTCGATGACATCCTGGCCGATATCCGCACCGGCCACGACGTGCGCGCGACCGTGCTGGTGCAGGCGCGCGCCTTCCACCGCGCCGATGGGCCCGAGGAACTGCGCCCGGTCGGCGAGACGCAATTCGCCGCCGGCATCGCCGCGATGTGCGAGAGCGGCACCTATGGCGATGTGCGCGTCTGCGCCGGCATCGTCGGCCATGCCGACCTCACGCGCGGTGCGGCCGCGGGTGCGGTGCTCGATGCGCATATCGCTGCCGGCAACGGGCGCTTCCGCGGCATCCGCCACAGCGCGACCTGGGACCCCGATCCCGAGATGCTGAACCCGGCCTATACGCCCGCCGAGGACATGCTGGATTCACCCGGCTTCCGCGCCGGCTACGCGGAACTCGGCAAGCGCGGCCTGTCCTTCGAGGCCTGGCTGTATTTCCACCAGATCCCGCGCCTGGTGCGCCTGGCGCAGGCGCATCCCGAGGTGCCGGTCGTGCTGAACCATTGCGGCGGGGTGCTCGGCATCCGCGGCTATGCCGGCAAGCGTGACGAGGTGTTTGCGGCGTGGTCGGCCAACATGCGCGCGCTCGCCGCCTGCCCGAATGTGGTGGTGAAATGCGGCGGGCTGGGCATGCGCCTGCCGGGCTTTGGGCTGGAGCAGGGCGAGATCGCGCCGTCGTCGCAGATGCTCGCGGATGCCTGGCGCCCCTGGATGGGACCGATCATCGAGATGTTCGGCACCAGCCGCTGCATGTTCGAGAGCAACTTCCCCGTGGACAAGGGTGGCTTCGGCTATGCCGCCGGGTGGAATGCGTTCAAGCGGCTGGCGGCGGGTGCCTCGGCCGCGGAGAAGGACGATCTGTTCCGCGGCACCGCCGCCCGCTTCTACAGGATCGACGCATGA
- the lpxA gene encoding acyl-ACP--UDP-N-acetylglucosamine O-acyltransferase translates to MAQIHPTAAVAPGAVIGQGCVIGPGCVVGPDVVLDDDVELIAHAVIDGHTRLAHGVRVFPFASIGMAPQDLKYRNEPTRCEIGAGTLVREGVTVHRASVGGAGVTTVGANCMLMAASHVAHDCVLGDGVILANNVMLGGHVEVGPGAFIGGGAAVHQTVRVGRLAMVSGMAGVTNDIPPFGYVFGLPARLVGFNRIGLLRRGATRDQLRTLRAVHTVLFKDAGEFAGKLPEVEARFGTEPLVQELLAFVRDPSRRRQLVRPGRMAAPELGGTDEEPGEGS, encoded by the coding sequence ATGGCGCAGATCCATCCGACCGCGGCGGTGGCCCCGGGCGCCGTCATCGGCCAGGGCTGCGTGATCGGGCCCGGCTGCGTGGTCGGCCCCGACGTGGTCCTGGACGACGATGTCGAACTGATCGCCCATGCCGTGATCGACGGCCACACGCGCCTTGCGCACGGCGTGCGCGTCTTCCCCTTCGCCTCGATCGGCATGGCGCCGCAGGACCTCAAGTACCGGAACGAACCGACGCGCTGCGAGATCGGCGCCGGCACGCTGGTGCGCGAAGGCGTCACGGTGCACCGCGCCAGCGTGGGCGGGGCGGGCGTCACCACGGTCGGCGCCAACTGCATGCTGATGGCGGCCTCCCATGTCGCGCATGACTGCGTGCTGGGCGATGGCGTGATCCTCGCCAACAACGTCATGCTCGGCGGCCATGTCGAGGTCGGCCCCGGCGCTTTCATCGGCGGCGGCGCGGCGGTGCATCAGACCGTGCGCGTCGGGCGCCTCGCGATGGTCAGCGGCATGGCCGGCGTGACCAACGACATCCCGCCCTTCGGCTACGTGTTCGGCCTGCCCGCGCGCCTGGTCGGCTTCAACCGGATCGGGCTGCTGCGCCGGGGCGCGACGCGCGACCAGCTGCGCACGCTGCGCGCCGTGCACACGGTGCTGTTCAAGGATGCCGGCGAATTCGCCGGCAAGCTGCCCGAGGTCGAGGCGCGCTTCGGCACCGAACCGCTGGTGCAGGAACTGCTGGCCTTCGTGCGCGACCCGTCGCGCCGGCGCCAGCTCGTGCGCCCGGGCCGCATGGCTGCGCCGGAACTCGGCGGCACCGACGAGGAGCCCGGGGAGGGGTCGTGA
- a CDS encoding DUF697 domain-containing protein, with the protein MSGRDKPGPRDAGAGAGLQHGPSGPDTPPGTAAAPAVEPPRADRPRPRVITEAAAGAAAAEAPRVTPADTRPDPLARPRIIPDDSAQPAARLDFGWDRAVAPAALAGARGWSSAALVGAGVALLVLGFSLLQAGNFVAAQFDRAAWLGWVTLVVAAGGFGLVFTAIGRELRGYLGLRTVDRARAAAARRDATVLHAELVAWQARLPPGRARAGDLAGLPPEAMAALVEAKILAPIAQDAAALGRAAAMQAFAVTAVSPSPAADALIFAWRGLRLVRQVAALHGLRPGVAGTVALLRRVALDAATVAATDVAVDAAVRGLLSSRLAEHVAGEAAAGAVAARRMILLARVADEACRVLPRR; encoded by the coding sequence GTGAGCGGCCGCGACAAACCGGGGCCGCGCGATGCAGGCGCCGGCGCAGGCCTGCAGCATGGCCCGTCCGGTCCGGACACGCCGCCCGGCACCGCCGCGGCACCGGCGGTGGAACCCCCGCGCGCCGACCGCCCCCGTCCGCGCGTGATCACGGAAGCGGCGGCCGGTGCCGCGGCCGCCGAGGCCCCGCGCGTCACCCCCGCCGATACGCGCCCCGATCCGCTGGCAAGGCCGCGAATCATTCCCGACGACAGCGCGCAGCCCGCCGCGCGGCTCGACTTCGGCTGGGACCGCGCGGTCGCGCCCGCGGCCCTGGCTGGTGCGCGCGGCTGGTCCTCCGCCGCGCTGGTCGGCGCCGGCGTGGCGCTGCTGGTGCTGGGCTTCTCGCTGCTCCAGGCCGGCAATTTCGTCGCCGCGCAATTCGACCGTGCCGCCTGGCTCGGCTGGGTCACGCTGGTGGTCGCGGCGGGCGGCTTCGGGTTGGTCTTCACCGCCATCGGGCGCGAATTGCGCGGCTATCTCGGGCTGCGCACGGTGGACCGCGCCCGCGCCGCCGCGGCGCGGCGCGACGCGACGGTGCTGCACGCGGAACTGGTGGCCTGGCAGGCGCGCCTGCCGCCCGGGCGCGCGCGCGCCGGTGACCTCGCGGGGCTACCGCCCGAGGCCATGGCCGCGCTGGTCGAGGCGAAGATCCTCGCCCCCATCGCGCAGGATGCCGCGGCGCTTGGTCGTGCGGCGGCGATGCAGGCCTTCGCGGTGACCGCGGTCAGCCCCTCGCCGGCGGCGGATGCGCTGATCTTCGCCTGGCGCGGCCTGCGCCTGGTGCGGCAGGTGGCGGCGCTGCATGGGCTGCGGCCGGGCGTCGCCGGCACCGTCGCGCTGCTGCGGCGCGTCGCACTCGATGCCGCGACGGTTGCCGCGACCGATGTCGCGGTGGATGCCGCGGTGCGAGGGCTGCTCAGTTCGCGGCTCGCCGAGCACGTCGCGGGCGAGGCCGCGGCCGGCGCCGTCGCGGCGCGCCGCATGATCCTGCTGGCGCGCGTGGCGGACGAGGCCTGCCGCGTCCTGCCGCGGCGCTGA
- a CDS encoding LpxI family protein, which produces MSPDPGPLGIIAGGGLLPVRVAEAVAASGRPVIVAVLEGHGDTRAYPRFTAQAFRWGLAATMLAWLKGHGVRQVVLAGTVSRPSVLSLRPDAAGVKLLARIGRAAFTGDDSILRAVMKVLAEDGFEVLGAQQVLGGLLPPAALLAGAAPDDLARADIQRGIAVCRALGAVDVGQGCVVQQGLVLAVEAIEGTDAMLARAAMLQREGPGGVLVKALKPGQSRLADLPTIGPRTVENAATAGLRGLAFEAGGTILLERDATIARATAAGIFVLAFDPAEYSEGTTP; this is translated from the coding sequence GTGAGCCCCGACCCCGGACCGCTCGGTATCATCGCCGGCGGCGGCCTGCTGCCGGTGCGCGTGGCCGAGGCCGTCGCCGCCTCCGGCCGTCCCGTGATCGTCGCCGTGCTCGAAGGCCATGGCGATACGCGCGCCTATCCGCGTTTCACGGCGCAGGCCTTCCGCTGGGGGCTGGCGGCGACCATGCTGGCCTGGCTGAAGGGTCACGGCGTGCGCCAGGTGGTGCTGGCGGGCACCGTGTCGCGCCCTTCGGTGCTGTCGCTGCGCCCGGATGCGGCGGGGGTGAAGCTGCTGGCGCGGATCGGGCGCGCCGCCTTCACCGGCGATGATTCCATCCTGCGCGCCGTGATGAAGGTGCTGGCCGAGGACGGGTTCGAGGTGCTGGGCGCGCAGCAGGTGCTGGGCGGGCTGCTGCCCCCGGCCGCGCTTCTGGCCGGCGCGGCGCCGGATGACCTCGCCCGCGCCGACATCCAGCGCGGAATCGCCGTCTGCCGCGCGCTCGGTGCCGTCGACGTGGGCCAAGGCTGCGTGGTGCAGCAGGGGCTGGTCCTGGCGGTGGAGGCCATCGAGGGCACCGACGCCATGCTGGCCCGCGCGGCCATGCTGCAACGCGAAGGCCCCGGCGGCGTTCTGGTCAAGGCATTGAAGCCAGGCCAGTCGCGCCTGGCGGATTTGCCCACCATCGGCCCGCGCACGGTCGAGAATGCCGCCACCGCCGGCCTGCGCGGCTTGGCCTTCGAGGCTGGCGGCACCATCCTTCTGGAGCGCGACGCAACCATCGCGCGGGCGACGGCGGCGGGCATCTTCGTGCTCGCCTTCGACCCCGCGGAGTATTCGGAAGGAACCACCCCATGA
- a CDS encoding Bug family tripartite tricarboxylate transporter substrate binding protein codes for MTRIHRRALLGAATLLPLPALAQGDWPNRPVRIIVPFPPGQASDIITRLVADELSKRWPQRVVVENRAGGAGAPALEAGARAPADGYTLTAGTSGTLGVNPSVLPRVPYDAERDFAAISNVAMVPLLVIAHPSVPQHTMQALAAEARARPGALDMASAGPATSQHMAAELLMLRANIRFNIVHYRGSGPAIADVIAGNVKLMTDSVASALPHIRDGRVRAIALCSARRVPQLPDVPTIAETLVPGYQAAGWSGLVAPTGTPPEIIRRINADVVAVLREPAITERILSMGAVPDPMSPEDFAAFIRSEIATFREVARAANVRLEG; via the coding sequence ATGACCCGCATCCATCGCCGCGCGCTGCTCGGCGCAGCCACGCTGCTGCCGCTGCCCGCCCTGGCCCAGGGCGACTGGCCGAACCGGCCGGTGCGCATCATCGTCCCGTTCCCGCCAGGACAGGCCTCCGACATCATCACGCGGCTGGTGGCGGATGAATTGTCGAAGCGCTGGCCGCAGCGCGTGGTGGTGGAGAACCGGGCCGGCGGCGCCGGTGCCCCCGCGCTGGAGGCCGGCGCGCGCGCGCCGGCGGATGGCTACACGCTCACGGCCGGGACCTCGGGCACGCTCGGGGTGAACCCGTCGGTGCTGCCGCGCGTGCCCTATGATGCCGAACGCGACTTCGCGGCCATCAGCAATGTCGCGATGGTGCCGCTGCTGGTCATCGCGCACCCGTCCGTGCCGCAGCACACCATGCAGGCGCTGGCGGCGGAGGCACGCGCGCGGCCCGGTGCGCTCGACATGGCATCGGCCGGGCCGGCCACGTCGCAGCACATGGCGGCGGAACTGCTGATGCTGCGCGCCAACATCCGCTTCAACATCGTGCATTATCGCGGGTCGGGCCCGGCCATCGCCGACGTGATCGCCGGCAATGTGAAGCTGATGACGGATTCCGTGGCCTCCGCCCTGCCGCATATCCGCGACGGGCGGGTGCGCGCCATAGCGCTGTGTTCGGCGCGGCGCGTGCCGCAGTTGCCCGACGTGCCGACCATCGCCGAGACGCTGGTACCGGGCTACCAGGCCGCCGGCTGGTCGGGGCTGGTGGCGCCGACCGGCACGCCGCCCGAGATCATCCGCCGCATCAATGCCGACGTGGTGGCGGTACTGCGCGAACCCGCCATCACCGAACGCATCCTGTCCATGGGCGCGGTGCCGGACCCGATGTCGCCGGAAGACTTCGCCGCCTTCATCCGCAGCGAGATCGCGACCTTCCGGGAAGTCGCGCGGGCGGCGAACGTCCGGCTGGAGGGCTGA
- the fabZ gene encoding 3-hydroxyacyl-ACP dehydratase FabZ, with protein MTTDDTTSAATEVGTYDIAQIMHAIPHRYPFLLVDRVVELVKNVSCIGIKNVTINENFFQGHFPTMPVMPGVLIIECMAQTAAVLVVETLGPDWAGKLVYFMTVDSAKFRKPVVPGDQMRVHVVKQRQRGNIWKFTAEAKVDGKVVAEATYAAMILDR; from the coding sequence ATGACGACCGACGACACCACCAGCGCGGCCACCGAGGTCGGCACCTACGACATCGCGCAGATCATGCACGCGATCCCGCACCGCTACCCATTCCTGCTGGTGGATCGGGTGGTCGAGCTGGTGAAGAACGTCTCCTGCATCGGCATCAAGAACGTCACGATCAACGAGAACTTCTTCCAGGGCCACTTCCCCACCATGCCGGTGATGCCCGGCGTGCTGATCATCGAATGCATGGCGCAGACCGCGGCCGTGCTGGTGGTCGAAACCCTGGGCCCGGACTGGGCCGGCAAGCTCGTGTACTTCATGACCGTGGACAGCGCGAAGTTCCGCAAGCCTGTGGTGCCGGGCGACCAGATGCGCGTGCATGTCGTCAAGCAGCGCCAGCGCGGCAACATCTGGAAGTTCACAGCCGAGGCCAAGGTGGACGGCAAGGTCGTGGCGGAAGCCACCTACGCCGCCATGATCCTGGACCGCTGA
- the gloA gene encoding lactoylglutathione lyase — MTTGRFLHTMIRVGDLDRSIAFYTNLLGMKELRRRDVPDGKYTLAFLGYGTGNAEGQGEIELTYNYGVDKYEQGTAFGHLAVGVPDVAAACEAVRNGGGKVTREAGPVKFGTTIIAFVEDPDGYKIELIQR; from the coding sequence ATGACCACCGGCCGCTTCCTGCACACCATGATCCGGGTGGGCGACCTCGACCGCTCCATCGCCTTCTACACGAACCTGCTCGGCATGAAGGAGCTGCGCCGCCGCGACGTGCCGGACGGCAAGTACACGCTGGCCTTCCTGGGCTACGGCACCGGCAACGCGGAAGGCCAGGGCGAAATCGAGCTCACCTACAACTACGGCGTGGACAAGTACGAACAGGGCACCGCCTTCGGCCACCTGGCGGTCGGCGTGCCGGACGTGGCCGCGGCCTGCGAGGCCGTGCGCAACGGCGGCGGCAAGGTCACGCGCGAAGCCGGGCCGGTGAAGTTCGGCACCACCATCATCGCCTTCGTGGAAGACCCCGACGGCTACAAGATCGAGCTGATCCAGCGGTAG
- a CDS encoding SDR family NAD(P)-dependent oxidoreductase: MPRVVLITGAAGGIGLAMVDAVLAAGHAVAALDRDIAGLPAHDRLHPILADLATEAGCRDGVAAAVARFGRIDAVVNNAGIGVSSLRPDAETRLPAIEELDAATWDRFFAINVRAPMLLVREALPMMRAAGWGRVVNNTTSFRTMLRVLPYGATKAALEAASAVWAQELAGSGITVNVLIPGGPTDTPFIGAESGWAREAMLRPAIMGPPLAWLLSDAAAGVTGQRIIAARWTGDPSAPGTMRAIGWPELGADAVWLQGGR; encoded by the coding sequence ATGCCTCGTGTTGTCCTCATCACCGGCGCCGCCGGCGGCATCGGCCTCGCGATGGTCGATGCCGTGCTCGCCGCCGGCCATGCCGTAGCGGCGCTCGACCGCGACATCGCGGGCCTGCCCGCGCATGACAGGCTGCACCCGATCCTGGCGGACCTGGCGACCGAGGCCGGCTGCCGCGATGGCGTGGCGGCCGCCGTGGCGCGCTTCGGGCGCATCGATGCGGTGGTGAACAATGCCGGCATCGGCGTGTCCTCCCTGCGCCCCGATGCCGAGACCCGCCTGCCGGCCATCGAGGAACTCGACGCCGCGACCTGGGATCGCTTCTTCGCCATCAATGTCCGTGCACCGATGCTGCTGGTGCGCGAGGCGCTGCCGATGATGCGCGCGGCGGGCTGGGGGCGCGTGGTCAACAACACAACGTCCTTCCGCACCATGCTGCGCGTGCTGCCCTATGGCGCGACGAAGGCCGCGCTCGAGGCCGCCTCGGCGGTCTGGGCGCAGGAACTGGCCGGCAGCGGCATCACGGTGAACGTGCTGATCCCGGGCGGGCCGACCGACACGCCCTTCATCGGCGCCGAGAGCGGCTGGGCGCGGGAAGCGATGCTCCGTCCTGCCATCATGGGACCACCGCTCGCCTGGCTGCTGTCGGATGCGGCGGCGGGCGTGACCGGCCAGCGCATCATCGCCGCGCGCTGGACCGGCGACCCGTCGGCCCCCGGCACGATGCGCGCGATCGGCTGGCCGGAGCTCGGCGCGGACGCCGTCTGGCTGCAAGGCGGGCGCTGA
- a CDS encoding flavin-dependent oxidoreductase: MRVIIAGGGIGGLVAALSLHAAGIEVEVFEQSAEIRPLGVGINVLPHAMRELTELGLQDRVCAAGVVTRELAYANRFGQMIWSEPRGRHAGYTWPQVSIHRGRLHMLLLEVARERLGDARIHLGARLAEFADEANGVVARFEDGRSAQGDVLIAADGIHSAARTRFYPDEGPPLWQGAILWRATSIAAPFLTGATMAVIGNRDEKFVVYPIADLPDGRKLTNWIAERRVDPNQDWKREDWNRPGRIEDFLQWFKDWTYDWLDVPALIHSAQSIYEFPMVDRDPLTRWTHGRVTLLGDAAHPLYPIGSNGSSQAILDARTLALQLATHRDPVEALHAYEAIRRPATAALLEATRGDGPDLVLDIAESRAPDGFADIETVMPLTERTEIATHYKRLAGFEPATLNARPSLSPPRKAA, encoded by the coding sequence ATGCGCGTCATCATCGCAGGCGGGGGGATCGGCGGGCTGGTCGCGGCACTGTCGCTGCACGCGGCTGGCATCGAGGTCGAGGTGTTCGAACAGAGCGCCGAGATCCGCCCGCTCGGCGTCGGCATCAACGTGCTGCCGCACGCGATGCGCGAATTGACGGAACTCGGGCTGCAGGACCGCGTCTGCGCGGCCGGCGTGGTCACGCGCGAACTCGCCTACGCCAACCGCTTCGGCCAGATGATCTGGTCTGAACCGCGCGGGCGGCACGCCGGCTACACCTGGCCGCAGGTGTCGATCCATCGCGGGCGGCTGCACATGCTGTTGCTCGAGGTCGCGCGCGAAAGGCTGGGAGATGCGCGCATCCACCTTGGCGCGCGGCTCGCGGAATTCGCGGATGAGGCGAACGGCGTGGTCGCGCGCTTCGAGGACGGCCGCAGCGCGCAGGGCGACGTGCTGATCGCCGCCGACGGCATCCACTCGGCCGCCCGCACGCGCTTCTACCCCGATGAAGGCCCGCCGCTGTGGCAGGGCGCGATCCTGTGGCGCGCGACATCCATCGCCGCGCCCTTCCTGACCGGCGCGACCATGGCCGTGATCGGCAACCGCGACGAGAAATTCGTCGTCTACCCCATCGCCGACCTGCCCGATGGCCGCAAGCTGACCAACTGGATCGCCGAACGCCGCGTCGACCCGAACCAGGACTGGAAGCGCGAGGACTGGAACCGCCCCGGCCGCATCGAGGATTTTCTGCAATGGTTCAAGGATTGGACCTACGACTGGCTCGACGTGCCTGCGCTGATCCATTCCGCGCAATCCATCTACGAATTCCCCATGGTGGACCGCGACCCGCTGACGCGCTGGACGCATGGGCGCGTCACGCTGCTCGGCGATGCGGCGCATCCGCTCTATCCGATCGGGTCGAACGGGTCCTCGCAGGCCATCCTGGATGCGCGCACGCTCGCCCTGCAACTCGCGACGCATCGCGATCCGGTCGAGGCCCTGCACGCCTACGAGGCGATCCGCCGCCCCGCCACCGCCGCGCTGCTGGAAGCAACGCGCGGCGATGGGCCTGACCTGGTGCTGGACATCGCCGAATCCCGCGCGCCCGATGGCTTTGCCGACATCGAGACGGTGATGCCGCTGACCGAGCGCACCGAGATCGCGACGCACTACAAGCGCCTGGCCGGCTTCGAGCCCGCCACGTTGAACGCGCGCCCCAGCCTCTCGCCGCCGAGGAAAGCCGCATGA
- a CDS encoding YcjX family protein, translating to MDPLSLIRGILDTTEDAARALVGRERIRLAVTGLSRAGKTVFLTSLIANLLAAGRGARTLPALSDAAGGRIRRVFIVPAGTETIPRFDPEGHLGALAADPPRWPERTEDFSTLQIAIDVERRTSLGGILPERRVTLDLIDYPGEWLLDLPMLRQDYAAWSEETLARLKRGVRAEPAAEFLAFLDGLPDDAAAEDALAKRGYTLYRDMLRTCRDVHGLRLLQPGRFLNPGPRGEAPLLWFFPLPATARGGLAQLCARRFDAYLADQRAYFLDPYFSRFHRQVVLVDVLGALHAGEEAFHDTGDALSAVASIVSGANWLERLLGAAPTRVAFAATKADHVPTRARDALAALVEHITLGARGRTEQSGADVSFHALAAIRCTEDAVARLEGHSVAAVRGVLLQDGVGATIYPGEVPMKPPEPAFWDAGLFTMPEFRPPRLDPAGLSGVPHLGLDGLLAWLVGDAL from the coding sequence ATGGACCCGCTCTCGCTGATCCGTGGCATCCTCGACACCACCGAGGATGCCGCCCGCGCGCTGGTCGGGCGCGAGCGCATCCGCCTCGCCGTCACCGGCCTGTCGCGCGCGGGCAAGACGGTCTTCCTCACCTCGCTGATCGCGAACCTGCTCGCGGCCGGGCGTGGCGCGCGCACCTTGCCTGCGTTGTCCGATGCCGCGGGCGGGCGCATCCGCCGCGTCTTCATCGTGCCCGCGGGCACCGAGACCATTCCGCGCTTCGACCCCGAGGGCCATCTCGGCGCGCTCGCCGCCGACCCGCCGCGCTGGCCCGAGCGGACCGAGGATTTCTCGACCCTGCAGATCGCCATCGACGTGGAGCGCCGCACCTCGCTCGGCGGCATCCTGCCGGAACGGCGCGTGACGCTCGACCTGATCGACTATCCCGGCGAATGGCTGCTCGACCTGCCGATGCTGCGCCAGGACTATGCGGCGTGGTCCGAGGAGACGCTCGCGCGCCTCAAGCGTGGCGTACGCGCTGAGCCGGCGGCCGAGTTCCTCGCCTTCCTTGATGGCCTGCCCGACGACGCGGCGGCCGAGGACGCGCTCGCGAAGCGCGGCTACACGCTGTATCGCGACATGCTGCGCACCTGCCGGGACGTGCACGGGCTGCGCCTGCTGCAGCCCGGCCGCTTCCTGAACCCCGGCCCGCGCGGGGAGGCACCGCTGCTGTGGTTCTTCCCGCTGCCCGCCACCGCGCGCGGTGGCCTCGCGCAACTCTGTGCCCGCCGCTTCGACGCCTATCTCGCGGACCAGCGCGCATATTTCCTCGACCCCTATTTCTCGCGCTTCCACCGCCAAGTGGTGCTGGTGGATGTGCTCGGCGCGCTGCATGCCGGCGAGGAAGCCTTCCACGACACGGGCGATGCGCTCTCCGCCGTCGCCTCCATCGTGTCCGGCGCCAATTGGCTGGAACGGCTGCTGGGCGCCGCACCGACCCGCGTCGCCTTCGCCGCCACCAAGGCCGACCACGTGCCCACGCGCGCGCGGGACGCACTCGCCGCGCTGGTGGAACACATCACGCTCGGCGCGCGCGGCCGCACGGAGCAATCCGGCGCGGATGTCTCCTTCCACGCCCTTGCCGCCATCCGCTGCACCGAGGATGCGGTGGCGCGGCTCGAGGGCCATTCCGTTGCCGCGGTGCGCGGGGTCCTTTTGCAGGACGGGGTCGGCGCCACCATCTATCCGGGCGAGGTGCCGATGAAACCGCCCGAACCCGCTTTCTGGGATGCCGGCCTGTTCACCATGCCGGAATTCCGCCCGCCGCGGCTGGATCCCGCGGGCCTGTCCGGCGTGCCGCATCTGGGGCTCGACGGGCTGCTCGCCTGGCTGGTGGGGGATGCGCTGTGA